The Cryptomeria japonica chromosome 6, Sugi_1.0, whole genome shotgun sequence genomic interval GTTTTAACAGTGCCAAAGATTCAAGAACCCATTTCTGATGTAACTTTACCGTCTTCCTTGCTTCTTTCATGACAAGATGCAGAGATTTTAATTAATTAGTTCCAGATAAAGTTTACTGTCTTCCTTGCTTCTTCCATGACAAGATGCACAGATTTTAAGTAATTAAGCCAAAGGAAATTGAGAAACATGACCCAGAGGGTAACTAGATTAAATTCCTTAAATTCATTTCCACATCATATTGATTCTCTTGAAATATTAATCTCAATGGGATCAAGCATCATGCAAACCCCTATTCTCAAGTTTAGGTAGTTAATATAAATATAGATAATGACAGATTGAAATGCTACCGTTCAAAAATCATCCAAAAATGCAATACAAGAATCCTAAATCTCTATATAACACTATCAAATATTGTAGTATAGTCAGAAGCTACAAGAAGAGACAATGTGGCTTTAGCATAAAGTAATGCTCAATACCAGGCATTAGAATGCATTCAACATAAAGCAAAGCTCCAGAACTAATTTACTTGCTGCTGATAGTTTCCATATGCATAGGATCCATAACCATACACATTTGGGTCTTGTGGTTGTTGAGCATAACCATAGCCAGAATCATACCCTTGCCCGTATCCATAATAAGCACCATTCCACTGATTTGGATCTGGTTGTTGAGGTTGGCCCCAACCTGCAGACTGCGAAACCAAGTATAAAGAGATGTCATACAATTTGAACTGCATATTACAATTCATTACTTTCAGACCCTGTAAAAAGGAAGTTACCTGCTTATTAGCAGGACTCCGACCCCATGAAAGACGAATTGATTGTTGCCCAAGTACAGTACCATGAAGCATTACCATAGCCTCCTCTGCACAGGCTCTGCAGAGACAAAATTTAAAGTTTCACAGGTGCATGACAAAATCGACCTCAGAAAAGAAGTCGCCTCCAAGACCATCCCAAAAGGAGGTAATTTACTATCAACTTTATTACTTCTGAATCCAGAAACATTAAATACTACAAaacaatcaaattttgaaaaaaaaaaaaatttgccttaaGTTTCTTACCATAGAACATAAGAAGCAACACTACAGAAAGCTCAAAGAATAGTACCTACTACTAAACTGAACAAATCCACAACGTTTGCCCATAGGTATTTTCACGTGTATAACTTCCCCATATTGAGCAAATAAGTGTTTCAAAGCTTCATCTGTAACAGATGGATCTAATCCACCAACAAATATCTGCAGAAGTCACAAGAGTAAGCATATAAAAAGTAATAAAGATGAATCCTACTCTGAATACAAAATGCCAATACCAGGATGAACTCACAGTTGTATTGTTGGGATCATTATCAGAAGCTATTTGAGGGGGGGGTACTTGAGGAGCTGCAGAGAAAGCATAAAATGTCAAACATAACATAAAAAATTTAAGTATGTGAAACTAGCCAAATCTCTATAAAGCAGAAAATGTAAAACAACAAAATAAGAGAAAAAGTGATACTGATTCACAATGGTGTACTATGTCATTGTTTATCACAATAAACACCACCTGGGAGCTGCACTCAATGAAACTTACGAGTGATTCACCATCAAGAAAACCAAGACAACCTTTCTAGAAGCACAATTACctttaataatttaaattctaaattTTTCAACAACTAATCCGTAAAGAATCATAActaacaaaaaaatatttgtttgtaTTTTGCTTTTTTCATTAATTAAAGCACCACAATTTAGCAATAATACCATTGTAAGATTACTTTACAAAAAATTGGCATTTAGCATATGATGAATAGATCGGGAATCAAAAAATTATCAATTATCAACAATATCAGGAGCAAATGCATTGACAAAAATTGCATccgagaaaaatatttcaaaactgATATGTCCAAAAAGATATTCTGGTAAAATGTCATCCAACTACCAAATGTAAGCAATTGCATTCCCATAGAAATGCGAGTAAAACAAAGCATTCCAGATTATTattaatttgcaaaaaaataaCAGAACTAAATATGCATGTGATGAACCCTTTAATTAAAATTCCAAAATACAAGGATAACACAGGTAATCTTCACTTGTAACATTGTCTACATATACCCAGTTCTGGATTAGAATAATCCCAGAAGTTTTTGCTCATTGGCTTCCTTACTAATCAGTAATCTCTCACCTACCATATAAATGATACTCTCTTCCACAAGTACAAGAGAAAATCATAATAATACATCTGACTATGGATTAATGACATATGTTAACCAGAAGGTCAACTCAGTGACTGGCATCTCGCTAGTTAGTGATGAAACGAAATAAAAAGTGTAAGAAAAAGAATATAATATCTAATTCAGAAAGATAGAAATCATCCATAGGGGCATGCCGTCCACCACAAGATGACGAGTACAGTTCATCACTTAAAAACATAAATGGTTCACACAAGTTCATCTATGATATCTGCTAAATCTCAAATAAACTTGCAATTTTCTTCTCAAGAAGACACGTACATTGAAGTTAAGTTCAAGTTTGAAATGTTGCTTGATTGTTGAAAGAACTCAATATAAATCTTTTAGCAACTATATTGAGAGATTGAGATACAATAAGTAACCAAGAGAAATTAAGTCAATTTCAACAGTCTGTAAATAATTCAATATAGACATTGCAAAATTAAACATCATTTAGAGAGAATCAGGTTTTTGAATCAAATTttaaagaaacaacacattccagtACTAGAATATAGGCATACATTTTAAGAAATAAATATATTGAACTAAACCACATACATTTTAAGAAATAAATATATTGAACTAAACCATATAGAATCAACACATATTCGAGCATTATAACATAGGCTCTACTGGAAGCTTTATCCAATAATGAATTCTATACACTTTCTACTTGAATTATTTAACAATATTTTGTCAATGTGCTCTTCCTACAACCACCTAACAATTTTCCTAGCTCCAAGATACTAAAATTTTTATTACAcaaataaattaattgaaaataaaattcatAACTCCTCGTACTAAAATATAGGCATACATTTTAAGAAATAAATATATTGAACTAAACCTTATAGAATCAACACATATTCCAGCATTATAACATAGGCTCTACTGGAAGCTTTATCCAATAATGAATTCTATACACTTTCTACTTGAATTATTTAACAATATTTTGTCAATGTGCTCTTCCTACAACCACATAAAAAAATTCCTAGCTCCAAGATACTAAAAGTTTTATTAGAcaaataaattaattgaaaataaaattcatAACTACTCTAAATACAGCATGTATTTGAGTTATTTAACAATATTTAATTTACAAACTTTTTCCCCCACACCCCTCGAGGTGAGCAAATAACTGAAGCCTAGAGAACTACTAGGCTACTAGCTATAGTAGATGAATGCTTGCAAACATTGGAGTTAGAAAACATGTTGTATGGGCTGTGAGTATATCACAAATTCATTTAAATCAATTATGATAATGACGAACCATCTTCCCTTTAATGAATATATTTGTGAGTGAAAAGCGCAACCTTTCGGCAAGAATCATGAACAAGCTCCTAGAATCAGACTTTGCTAAGAAAAATTTGTATGCGAAGCAAGCATGTTGAATAATATGTAAGCATGTTTAAAATTAAGCAAAATAGTAATGATAGGCTGTGTTTAATTGCAATTGaatagcatgccctttcaatatgAACAAGCTTCTAGAGTCAAGACTTTGCTTTAGTACCCTCACAACAACTATGTGGACACTACCTGTGCCCTAAACAATTCATGCAAACAAAAACTGAAAAGTATATCGAACATTCAACAAATGGGAATCGTCACAACTTGCAGAATTCTAAATTGGCATTTCAAGAAAAGAAATAAGGAGAGTAAATCTTAATGCTTGAAACAAAGGAACTACCCATATAAACAGGAAATGATGGAAAACAAATATAAAACTGGATTCTGGAAAAGGAAAACTAACGAGGCTGACGACAAACCAAATATACAAGAAAGAACGCTCGAGAGTAGCATAAAATGCCACAAGAATTGTCAAATGAAGGACAGAATAACAGTTCATTACATAAAACAGGAAAACTGACCTAAATGAGGCCACCCACTAAAAGGGCTGCTTTTCTGTGCTGAATTTTGGTCCAGGCCCCTAACTGCACAGAGCCTCTTGGCATCCTGCTTTGAGACAACATCAGTTTTATAAGTTTTAACTTTTATGATTTCCAATGTAATTTGCCCATattaaaaggaaaggaaatgaataGGAAGGAAATGACTTTGCAGATCAACAGAAGGAACCCATGTGGTTTCTCTTCTGGTTAAAACATAAGAGTATGAGAAGCTTATAAATGCTGAACTCTGTAAATCTCAATAGTTCCAAATGTGTTTCACCGCACCTGACCAAATTTAATATATGTGCTCAAGAATACTCCAAATAAGGCAAAAAGGATTTAACATGACAAAAAAATTAATATGCACAGGACAACTGAACCTTATAGCTTCAGGTCATATGACAAATACAGAAAATAATTCATTGAACACTCAAGTGGTTTTGATAAAAGAGAGTTTATTACATTCAAGCATCTGTGATCAGATTGCACTAATTGATTAAttaccacaaaaataaaaaaacatacctTTTGCTGGGTACTGCTGATGAGCAGCAGTAGTAGCCTTCTTTGTCGTAGCAGGACCTATGCGCATGGCCCTAGTTGAACAATATACTCCATTCATTTCTGTCATTGCTCGAATCTGTTCattctcatctccaaatctcacaaaCCCATATCCTTTTGGGCGACCTGTGAGCCTATCAGTTACAACCTTAGCCCCTCTTACAGTTGAGTATCGGGAACGAAAAGTTTCTTGCAGCAAGTAGTCCGTGACATCAGCTGCCAGATCTCCCACGAATATGGGATAGTCAGGTCCCACATCAGGACGTTTTTCTCCGATACCAAATGATGCCCAATTTAGCCTGAAAAGTTGTTCAGTATTAGGCATCTGAATACCATTGTACGACTGCAGAACCCTCTCAGCAGCAGCATGGCTTACAAACTCCACAAAACCATAGCCTTCTGATTGTCCGGTCTGTTTGTTGCGGATAATCTTAACAGAAGCAACCTGTCATAGCCATTGCATAATAGTATTTGCACATTAAAATAGgtttctaccaaaaaaaaaaaagaaaaattaacatGTCGTGTTAGAACATGATAGCCTTTACCAAGAGGCAAGGCTACAATTTCAATGTCTAAACATATGCCAAGTCTACTGTTTCGAATAGCTTTCTAAAAAAAAGGCATCCTCAAACTCTAAGTTGTAACCAAAAGGAAATAAATTGAACTACAATATGGTTTTCCCTCCCAACCCTTGTGCCCAAAAGAAAATTGTTTGATTTGGGACACAGATAATGCTACATAATAGTATTTGCACATTAAAATAGGTTTctgccaaaaaaaagaaaaattaacatGTCGTGTTGGAACATGATAGCCTTTACCAAGAGGCAAGGTTACAATTTCAATGTCTAAATATATGCCTAAGTCAGCTGTTTCGAATAGCTTTCTAAAAAAAAGGCATCCTCAAACTCTAAGTTGTAACCAAAAGGAAATAAATTGAACTACAACATGGTTTTCCCTCCCACCCCTTGTGCCCAAAAGAAAATTGTTTGATTTGGGACACAGATAATGCTACATCACTACATCTATGCATCTTTAAACATATATTCCTCAGTCTGGAATGAGCAGCACAGCTACTCAGAGGCAGATTTTGAACCAAAAAGAAATCTAAACAGAACAAGGCATGACCAACATAATTTAACTAAAACGTAGTTTTTACCTCTTATTCAACCAACAGGTTACAAAAAAATTATTCTTGCATCCATTTAGAATAGTAACACAGTTTAAGTTATTAAAAAAACTAATCTAACCCAAATTTTGTATTGGATATTCTTCTAGTTTTTGGAAAACCTGCTCAAAGAGaatattttcttctttttataTTTCCAAGGGTGCTATGAAAAAATTATCAGCTCCATTTCCAGCCTAATCAATTTCCAGCCCAGCGAGCACCCCTCACTCACACCAGTTGTTCCAGCCTCATAACCGTGTTCAAACCGAATTGTTGTCCAACAACTGAGTTAAACAATAACAATCAATTTTATGTTACAACTTACATAACCTGATTTTGTAAACCAGAATACTTAATTGAGGTAATATTGGTTACCAAGATTTTGAATTCAATCATTATGTATATAAGTTCCCCAACTTACTGCTAGACAAAGCCCAGACTTAACGGCAAAAGAACAAGTACTAAAAAGAGGTCCTATCAGTTGCCTTAGGTTTATAGATACATGTACCCATATACAAGCAAGGATACAGGCAACCAAGAAATCACCGGGAATATTATTCCAAAGCTAATCAAAATACAAGTAATGCATATGAGTAACCATCATAGATCCCTTTCGCTCAAAACCCTTTAAACCCTGTATCATGATACAAAAAGGAAATGCACCTTTGTTATCTTTTGAAAAGGATCACTACCCAAAGTAATACTTGTAGACTCTCTATCTGGACACAAACAAAatacattttttattaaatattttgtaaaGGACCTATTCACATGACAAAACTTTAAAAGTTATCCATGTCAACTTCACTAAATCCTAAATTTACGTACatatatcaaaatcaaaaaaaaatcaactaaattCTTACGTTAATCTTGCGATTAATCACTGAACAAGTTTGATGTGTATCACTTTGTTTTAGGCCTAGCAAACACTTTTAACTCTATTGAATGGCAATTGGAGGTGAGTTAGATAAAACTAGTCGCCATTGGACAAGGTTTGTGGCATATTCATTACAGGTAATGCACTAATAACATGGTCCAACTATACACCATACGGCAATAAATATAGTCGATAACCTCTGAAAgttttaataagaaattaaatgaacaAGCCTCACAGATATCTATATTTCTGGAAGAGAAAATTAAATTTACAATAAATGAAAAAGCCTCACAAATATCTATTTCTATATTTCTGGAAGAGAAAATTTAATTTACAATATAGAACAATAAAAAAGTATCAACAAACAGCTCAAACCCAAGAAACCCTTTATCCTGATGCTAATCTATACTCAATTTGAAAAAAAGCAATTCACGAGAACGATTCAATAGTTGTGAATTGTCAAACCGAAAATGATGTTTTATATAACCAGCTCCAGGATGTCAAAAACGCTTTTACCTCGtaataatcaatttaaacattaTTTTTATGTTTATGACAATTAACGACCAACTGATTAAAACATTTAAAACGTCTACATTTCTCAGGTATAGGCATAGTATTTTCAATTAGAAAGCTCAAACCCCCGACAAACACCTTCATACTTATATTAGCTCGGGATTATAATTTTCAAAAACGGAAAAACTAATAGTAGCCATTTAAAGAAAATTGACCGTTTTCAATAAATTATCAAACGATGAAAGGAAATGAAGTAAGGAAATAGATCTATAGAACAAAAAATTAAACAGCTCAAATCAAACCCTTAGAACATAATCCCGAGTAAACAAAGTAAAGATACACTAACAATTTAAGTGCTCCGACATATAGGTCACATCAAACCCTAACAATGGAAATATATTCCAAAATTTaaggaaacaataaaaaaattaaatcaaagctCATAAAGTCATACCTCTTGCGTGATAGCGAAGCAGCTGTGCAgataattttcatccatccaaaactGCAAATCTCCGACCCAGAGAGTTCTTATGTCCTCGGCAGATGTAGGCTGGTGTAGCATCTGCTGAGGTGGCT includes:
- the LOC131052851 gene encoding polyadenylate-binding protein RBP45, with protein sequence MMQPTQGMVPPPPPPMAGPAIDPQQQQWMMMQPQLQPQPQLQPQPQAAGVWPPQPPVQPQPQPQQYTQQYPQQYPPQQPPQQMLHQPTSAEDIRTLWVGDLQFWMDENYLHSCFAITQEVASVKIIRNKQTGQSEGYGFVEFVSHAAAERVLQSYNGIQMPNTEQLFRLNWASFGIGEKRPDVGPDYPIFVGDLAADVTDYLLQETFRSRYSTVRGAKVVTDRLTGRPKGYGFVRFGDENEQIRAMTEMNGVYCSTRAMRIGPATTKKATTAAHQQYPAKAPQVPPPQIASDNDPNNTTIFVGGLDPSVTDEALKHLFAQYGEVIHVKIPMGKRCGFVQFSSRACAEEAMVMLHGTVLGQQSIRLSWGRSPANKQSAGWGQPQQPDPNQWNGAYYGYGQGYDSGYGYAQQPQDPNVYGYGSYAYGNYQQQVN